One genomic segment of Hydra vulgaris chromosome 14, alternate assembly HydraT2T_AEP includes these proteins:
- the LOC100207766 gene encoding large ribosomal subunit protein eL22: MAPVKSKKASKKKSTLTFNIDCTHPVEDGIMKVDDLKNFLLSKIKVNNKLNNLDQITLEAAKNKISLVSEKPFSKRYLKYLTKKYLKKNNLRDWLRVVASSHTDYELRYFQINNDDDEENDDNE, translated from the exons ATGGCACCCGTT AAATCCAAGAAAGCTTCAAAAAAGAAGTCGACTTTGACTTTTAACATTGATTGCACACATCCAGTTGAAGATGGAATTATGAAAGTAGATGATCTA aaaaacttcTTGTTGAGCAAGATTAAAGTCAACAATAAGCTAAACAATTTGGATCAGATTACTTTGGAAGctgccaaaaataaaatatcattggtTTCTGAAAAGCCATTTTCTAAAAG ATACTTAAAATATCTTACTAAGAAGTATTTGAAAAAGAACAACCTGAGAGATTGGCTTCGAGTAGTTGCTTCATCTCACACAGATTATGAACTCAGATACTTCCAAATTAACAACGATGACGATGAAGAAAATGATgataatgaataa